In the Candidatus Bathyarchaeia archaeon genome, TTGGCTAAAACGGGTTTTGTCATCAACGTTTTCCTGCCGATGTGAAGTTGCCAAAACGTAGCCGTCAGCTGGGATGCCCAGCTGACTGAGAAGTTGCTTGTGCGATTCGGCTATGTTCATATTTTGAAAAACCGCGTCCACCACGGTGTTGCCGACCATGAAAACCCGGTTGCCAGAAATGCCCTCATGCAGAAGAATCCGTTTAGACTTCTCGGTTGGAGCAAACAGAAAATCCGAGCAGTGGTCAGTCAAAACACGGTTTGTTTCTTCGGGCATACTGCGGTCGTAGCTACGCAAGCCTGCTTCGATGTGCCCAACTTTGATTTTAAGTTTCACGGCGGATATTGCACCGGCAAGAACAGTGTTGGTGTCACCTTGAACCAGCACCACATTCGGAGACTCCTTTTGGAGGACTTTTTCGATGCCTATGAGCATTTCGCCAGTTTGTTTTCCGTTTGAGCTGGAGCCGACATCAAGGTTGTATTTGGCTTGAGGTAGCTTCAGTTGTTCGAAGAAGACATTGTCCATGTTGTATGAATAGTGTTGACCAGTGTGCAAAATGAAGTAGTTTAGGTTGAGTTTTTGGAATTCGCGGATTAAAGGGGAACACTTCACTATTTCCGGTCGTGTCCCCAAGATGATGGCAGTTTTCAAGAGTACTAAGTTCCTTAGTTGTTC is a window encoding:
- the wecB gene encoding non-hydrolyzing UDP-N-acetylglucosamine 2-epimerase, translating into MKTAIILGTRPEIVKCSPLIREFQKLNLNYFILHTGQHYSYNMDNVFFEQLKLPQAKYNLDVGSSSNGKQTGEMLIGIEKVLQKESPNVVLVQGDTNTVLAGAISAVKLKIKVGHIEAGLRSYDRSMPEETNRVLTDHCSDFLFAPTEKSKRILLHEGISGNRVFMVGNTVVDAVFQNMNIAESHKQLLSQLGIPADGYVLATSHRQENVDDKTRFSQLIRGLQLVQKELGLPLIYPIHPRAKKQLELFGIDVSGLTLVEPLDYLAFLQLESKAKLVLTDSGGVQEEACILRVPCVTLRENTERPETLDVGANMLAGTDPERILEASKAMLSVERAWVNPFGDGTAGQRIIKILLDKLT